acgacacgacacgataCGAcagtcaaatataatatatccacctttaatgaaatacatataatattgcACCTCATCGAATGCATGCAATGATCATATCTGTTAAATTTTTGGCAGTCAACACCTCCTTGGTAGTTTGTATCAGATGTTCGACACAAGGTTctaatatatttgtaagtaGAGCCAAATGCACACAACATAATCTTATATAACTCGCACGGTTGACCTTGTCGGCACGTCGCAAGTTGAATATTCAATACTCTGAGCATTATACATGTATCAATTAGCCAGACGCTCTCGTACCGCTCTTAGTAACGAGTCATGTTCCGAACAGTTAACAATAACAAACAGACGAGAAAATCGTTCCTTCCTACATGGACACATATGCGAACCTTTTATATTCGACACAAAGAAATTTCATGTTTTAAAAGAGGAAGTAGATGTGCGGAAGTCTCGAAGAATGTAAGATACGcagtataataataacagataataaattatgtGATACAAAGTTTACGCTACGTTTGCAATAAACAAGGTTCCGACATTGAACGTTGGCGGTACCTGCTTCATGTAGGCACACATGTACAAATATTGGCTAATAATACTGGCACACGATAAACTGgcagattttaaaataatatattgactGTCACGcaaacattttgtaaaaatcaagcttgtcatatatttttagtactcatttatgttttaaattattaaataatataacaatgtaattgtcaatttatattatttttaatcaaaattatgtGAAATGTCAGACAGCCATACTTTATAAATGTTTGATAAATCGTATTTGACGATGATACCGTGCAGACCCATCGAGATCATATGCCATATTTAAgtagttaaatttatattcattacagttaaaatgtttataaaataacaaataatggaAAGTGAccctaacaaaaaagaatcgaAGGGaaagagaatattaaaaaaggcGAATAGAAGAAACAGTAAATCTGGTAACAACAGCCAAAGTTCCGCTTTCAGTCTCGGTATCGGTGCGACGCGATCGAAAAGTTTCGAAAATAAACGGCTGTCTATCGAAATAAATGACAGCACGCCGCTGCCAACACCGGACGGAACTGAAAGAACCGACGTTCACAATGCTTCCAAACTAAATATAGACGATGAGCAACCGCAAGCCAGTAAGAAGGCTGTAGATATCAACGAAGGCTATAACACCGTGCACGAGGAAATAGCTTCAGCCAAGGATGCGAAAATACTATCACCGAACGTAAAAAGTCCACGAACTTCCGAAGTAGACGGTAGTAAAAGAAATTTGAAACGGGTTGGTTCAAATTTGTAGGGTTTTGTTAGGTTTACAGTTTACCCACTacaattgattgatttttatgttacaataaATGAGACTGACGTGTAATTCAAATTGTATGCAGAAATTGGAGGAGGATAGTGGACCCGGAACTAGCGGAGCCAGCACCGGAACGTCAGACACGGACGCGGACGATAAGGATCCCAGCAaggataaaaagaaaaagaacagATGTGCCGTTTGCCGCAAGAAGGTTGGACTCACAGGTAAAGAAAACTCAACAATTGATATATCTTTAGTAAATTAAGATCACTTGCACATATAACAATTTTGTGTTGTAGTGGAAACTATGTATTGAAAAACACATCATACACACACGTTTTATCTCGTTGAATTATATTTCGAATGATCCCGACTAAGATCgaaatctattattattaaataactaactattatgattaaatattaaCGACTCTTATTAAATAACTGTTGTAGTACTT
The nucleotide sequence above comes from Melitaea cinxia chromosome 11, ilMelCinx1.1, whole genome shotgun sequence. Encoded proteins:
- the LOC123657716 gene encoding AN1-type zinc finger protein 5 isoform X2, translating into MFRTVNNNKQTRKSFLPTWTHMRTFYIRHKEISCFKRGSRCAEVSKNKLEEDSGPGTSGASTGTSDTDADDKDPSKDKKKKNRCAVCRKKVGLTGFECRCGGLFCAVHRYSDKHDCSFDYRELGAQEIRRNNPVVVSQKIHKI
- the LOC123657717 gene encoding uncharacterized protein LOC123657717; the protein is MESDPNKKESKGKRILKKANRRNSKSGNNSQSSAFSLGIGATRSKSFENKRLSIEINDSTPLPTPDGTERTDVHNASKLNIDDEQPQASKKAVDINEGYNTVHEEIASAKDAKILSPNVKSPRTSEVDGSKRNLKRVGSNL